One window from the genome of Rhodothermus sp. encodes:
- a CDS encoding class I SAM-dependent methyltransferase — protein sequence MRANLTDRPFFLEWTTLAHQIVAAVLQAGEVAIDATVGNGHDTLFLAQLVGAEGHVYGFDVQEEALIRTQQRLKAAALEGRVTLFQKSHEQMAEVIPSVCHGRFGAIMFNLGYLPGGTDRTCVTRPETTLPALDVALRLLRPAGVLTVVAYPGHPGGDRETEAVRQWAERLDPGDFVAVRYAFCNRRRFTPELIVVSKRRL from the coding sequence ATGCGAGCCAATCTAACAGATCGGCCATTTTTTCTCGAATGGACGACACTGGCACATCAGATCGTAGCGGCAGTGCTGCAGGCAGGCGAGGTGGCCATTGATGCAACCGTGGGCAACGGACACGACACGTTATTCCTGGCTCAGCTGGTGGGAGCGGAAGGACACGTTTACGGCTTCGATGTACAGGAAGAGGCGTTGATCCGGACGCAGCAACGCCTGAAAGCAGCGGCGCTGGAAGGTCGGGTTACACTTTTTCAGAAAAGCCATGAGCAGATGGCCGAGGTGATTCCTTCAGTATGCCATGGGCGCTTCGGGGCCATTATGTTCAACCTGGGGTATCTGCCCGGTGGAACCGACCGCACATGCGTAACGCGGCCGGAGACCACCTTGCCTGCACTCGATGTAGCCCTGCGACTACTACGTCCTGCAGGAGTGTTGACCGTTGTCGCTTACCCGGGACACCCGGGTGGAGACAGAGAGACAGAAGCCGTTCGGCAATGGGCTGAACGCCTTGATCCTGGAGATTTTGTAGCCGTACGTTATGCCTTTTGCAACCGCCGTCGCTTCACGCCAGAGCTGATCGTCGTGTCCAAGCGTCGCTTGTAG
- a CDS encoding T9SS type A sorting domain-containing protein — protein MSYGSRHYMLSLLFMASITLPLQAQFTLNADNFQVLIGKAYASTTYNVDFGDTQDEQAQTRLALQALIDRQGPSQTWDFTTLNYQPPVTSSVPYLAYDNSLPGAADFPEADHAILLGNAYIYGSLLPDDGNYYYGLAAGDSTLTLPERFPVLKFPLTDGVSWQWPSVPATDLALIARFLTALTGDSTIIQTYEQYRDLLQGATVQIFWEVDAYGTLVTPAGSRETLRIKRTVRVSGVTGFSQPLDIFVSYFWISADWQQSNPVEIIQAEIATTLSVSQGFPPVITQVPSGAYYAISTFRPVARAPLPDLPIVMVQGPYPNPTNTGQTMLTLTLPIAQPVAVRIYNLLGQEVARPFVGQLPAGTHHLPIVSRNWPAGLYLCRVEVGPQHWTRRIVVMR, from the coding sequence ATGAGTTACGGCAGTCGTCACTACATGCTGAGCCTCCTGTTCATGGCCAGCATAACTCTTCCGTTACAGGCTCAGTTTACGTTAAATGCCGACAACTTTCAGGTCCTGATTGGTAAAGCCTATGCGAGCACCACATACAATGTCGATTTTGGTGACACGCAGGACGAACAGGCTCAGACGCGACTGGCCCTTCAGGCGCTTATTGACAGGCAAGGTCCTTCGCAGACCTGGGACTTTACCACGCTGAACTATCAGCCTCCGGTCACCTCGTCGGTGCCTTATCTGGCGTACGATAACAGCCTGCCGGGCGCTGCTGATTTTCCCGAGGCGGACCATGCCATACTGCTGGGTAACGCCTACATTTACGGGAGTCTGCTTCCAGATGACGGTAACTACTACTACGGTCTGGCCGCTGGCGATTCGACGCTTACGCTGCCTGAACGTTTTCCGGTCCTGAAATTCCCGCTCACCGATGGCGTAAGCTGGCAGTGGCCCTCAGTGCCAGCGACCGACCTGGCCCTCATTGCACGTTTTCTGACTGCCCTTACCGGCGACAGCACAATCATCCAGACGTATGAGCAGTACCGGGATCTGCTTCAAGGTGCCACGGTGCAGATCTTCTGGGAAGTAGACGCCTACGGGACACTGGTAACCCCGGCTGGATCACGCGAAACGCTTCGTATCAAGCGCACCGTGCGCGTCAGCGGCGTGACGGGTTTTTCTCAACCGCTGGACATTTTTGTCAGCTATTTCTGGATCTCTGCCGACTGGCAACAGTCCAATCCTGTAGAAATCATTCAGGCAGAAATTGCTACCACGCTTTCTGTCTCACAGGGTTTTCCACCGGTTATCACGCAGGTCCCGAGTGGTGCCTACTATGCCATCTCAACGTTTCGACCGGTGGCGAGGGCACCGTTGCCCGACCTACCGATTGTAATGGTGCAGGGACCTTATCCCAATCCGACGAACACCGGACAGACCATGCTGACGTTGACCCTTCCCATCGCACAGCCAGTCGCTGTACGCATCTACAACCTGCTCGGACAGGAAGTGGCCCGGCCTTTTGTGGGGCAATTACCGGCAGGGACTCATCATTTACCTATCGTTTCTCGCAACTGGCCGGCTGGCCTGTACCTTTGCCGCGTAGAGGTTGGCCCGCAACACTGGACGCGCCGGATTGTGGTGATGCGCTAA
- a CDS encoding NRDE family protein yields the protein MCLVLWAYQQHPRYRLVLATNRDEFYARPSAPAHWWPEAPDVLAGRDLEAGGTWLGISRKGRLALVTNYREPDRRATGRRSRGLLPRDFLQGNELPEAYLNRVLAEGSAYNGFNLLVGDPETLAYGSNRNEGVEVLAPGLYGLSNHLLGTRWPKVSRGLERFEQILKTEAIDPEELLTLLADRTPAPAEALPQTGLGYEWERRLSAIFVVTALYGTRSSTVVLWERRGPLTFVERTFGPGGRPLETRYYQVSCMEP from the coding sequence ATGTGCCTGGTACTCTGGGCGTATCAGCAGCATCCTCGTTATCGACTGGTGCTGGCAACGAACCGGGATGAGTTTTATGCACGACCTTCGGCACCGGCACACTGGTGGCCTGAGGCGCCTGACGTGCTGGCCGGGCGTGACCTGGAGGCGGGTGGCACCTGGCTGGGTATTTCTCGAAAGGGTCGCCTGGCGCTGGTGACCAATTACCGGGAGCCAGATCGGCGGGCTACCGGTCGACGTTCGCGTGGCCTCCTACCGCGCGACTTTTTGCAGGGAAATGAACTTCCCGAGGCTTACCTCAACCGCGTACTGGCTGAAGGATCGGCCTACAACGGCTTCAACCTGCTGGTGGGCGATCCCGAGACGCTGGCATACGGATCGAATCGGAATGAGGGCGTCGAGGTGCTGGCGCCCGGTCTGTATGGTCTCAGCAACCACCTGCTGGGCACGCGCTGGCCTAAGGTCAGCCGCGGACTGGAGCGCTTCGAGCAGATCCTGAAGACTGAGGCTATTGACCCGGAAGAGTTGCTGACGTTGCTGGCCGACCGCACACCGGCGCCTGCCGAAGCGCTACCACAGACCGGACTGGGATATGAATGGGAACGCCGACTTTCTGCGATTTTTGTGGTAACCGCCCTGTATGGTACGCGCAGCTCGACTGTGGTTCTCTGGGAGCGCAGAGGACCGCTTACGTTTGTGGAGCGCACCTTCGGGCCAGGTGGGCGCCCTCTCGAAACGCGCTACTATCAGGTAAGCTGTATGGAGCCCTGA